From the Helicoverpa zea isolate HzStark_Cry1AcR chromosome 26, ilHelZeax1.1, whole genome shotgun sequence genome, one window contains:
- the LOC124642969 gene encoding uncharacterized protein LOC124642969: MSTPARSRAHRLSYRRCINCSLLLASNLRRYTVEELNEQMTVLLRTWTTPTPVTSDDILCIECYLLLQERILSNITGSHEDISPAYGHLNVCYGCGISVASRRTHRVELDCPQRSMILRWTLAHLVPHLQKVCIPCWLAATRETRRLEVQDSNRPARVMDAALSSLEDPEIPEPPPMPAPTSQPQQALRVQSKINSQKYKRVAAASRHCMFVGCDNDERLLVPMTIKELLLLQYNIYIPLNARICHHHLYSNQWDELTTNLNDFTSFQVDDIFSILERASQRSLDFNNIAAMDAHLRHYWLGLTEMQFNEILNSLPTLHNKVRNPSLALSTFLVKLRTGDSNQRLATLFQLPRSTLEKKMNIVRECLKEHFVPMHLGVNHTNIQNVASRNRTIPEGLFGDSSMAPDSKPAIVICDGTYVYVQSSSNYKYQKQTYSLHKYNNLVKPFLITCCDGYILECIGPYEATKNDSTIMSDLFRNESGPMRSFFRQGDVFILDRGFRDVIPELQSYNYKTYMPESLLEGEFQLTTDQANKSRCVTMCRWVVEIVNGRIKRDYKLFRQEYFNRASTHLMDDFKIVCALLNKFHPTIEDRPDAAEYVQIAQARLNSSNYLGEFIRRDNINRRRTVFQNIDSNAPHLDHFPRLTLDDLRRFALGSYQLKQARSYYGEHIRSNGTYNVEVSNDVLEEDLPLILGQNNYLIRTRIKSRHVSHKTYYSYLLISRDEDRANSLESIIAYYCNCLVGNRTVGCCAHTMTVLWYLSWGRFNNVSAPAQSLDEIFYEE; this comes from the exons ATGTCTACCCCAGCCAGAAGTCGGGCACACCGCCTGTCTTACCGACGCTGTATTAACTGTTCCCTTTTACTAGCGTCTAATTTACGCCGGTATACAGTTGAGGAGTTGAACGAGCAAATGACAGTTCTTCTACGAACTTGGACAACGCCTACACCT GTAACGTCAGATGATATCCTatgtattgaatgttatttGCTGTTGCAAGAAAGgatattgtcaaatataactggATCCCACGAGGATATATCACCTGCATATGGTCacttaaatgtttgttatgGATGTGGTATCTCTGTTGCAAGTCGGAGAACCCACAGAGTTGAGTTAGACTGTCCACAACGTAGCATGATTTTAAGATGGACTTTAGCACATCTG GTTCCACATTTACAAAAAGTGTGCATTCCTTGCTGGTTAGCAGCAACTCGGGAGACGAGACGTTTGGAGGTTCAAGATTCAAACAGACCTGCAAGGGTCATGGATGCAGCTCTATCTTCATTAGAAGACCCCGAGATACCTGAACCACCTCCAATGCCAGCTCCAACATCTCAACCACAACAAGCATTACGAGTTCAATCTAAGATTaactcacaaaagtataaacgagttGCTGCAGCTTCTCgtcactgtatgtttgtaggctgTGATAATGATGAACGTCTTTTAGTACCTATGACTATAAAGGAACTGTTGTTATTGcagtacaatatatatatacctttaaATGCTAGAATCTGTCATCACCATTTATATAGCAATCAGTGGGATGAACTGACTACCAACCTAAATGACTTTACTAGCTTTCAAGTTGATGATATATTTTCCATACTGGAAAGAGCTTCTCAAAGaagtttagattttaataatattgcagcAATGGATGCACATTTACGCCATTATTGGCTGGGACTTACAGAGATGcagtttaatgaaatattaaatagccTTCCTACTTTACATAATAAGGTTAGAAATCCTAGCCTTGCATTAAGCACATTTCTTGTTAAACTTAGGACAGGGGACAGCAACCAAAGACTGGCAACTCTTTTTCAATTGCCACGAtctacattagaaaaaaaaatgaacattgttagggaatgtttaaaagaacattttgtaccaatGCATTTGGGAGTTAATCACACTAATATACAAAATGTGGCCTCACGTAACAGGACTATTCCTGAAGGTCTATTCGGAGACAGTAGCATGGCTCCAGATTCTAAACCTGCTATTGTCATATGTGATGGTACATATGTTTATGTACAGAGTAGTAGTAACTACAAATATCAGAAACAGACATATAGtctacacaaatataataatttggttaAACCCTTTTTAATCACATGTTGTGATGGATATATTTTAGAGTGCATTGGACCATATGAAGCAACAAAAAATGACTCGACAATCATGAGTGATCTATTTCGTAATGAAAGTGGTCCAATGCGCTCATTTTTTAGACAGGGGGATGTCTTTATATTGGATAGGGGATTTAGAGACGTGATCCCTGAACTCCaaagctataattataaaacatacatgcCTGAGTCATTATTGGAAGGTGAATTTCAATTGACCACTGACCAAGCAAACAAGTCTAGGTGTGTGACTATGTGTAGATGGGTAGTTGAAATTGTAAATGGTCGCATCAAAAGAGACTACAAACTGTTTCgacaagaatattttaacagagcATCAACACACCTTAtggatgattttaaaattgtttgtgccCTTTTGAATAAATTCCACCCAACAATTGAAGATAGACCTGACGCTGCAGAGTATGTGCAAATTGCTCAGGCGAGATTAAACAGTAGTAATTATTTGGGGGAATTTATTCGAAGGGATAACATCAATAGGAGACGTACGGTTTTCCAAAACATAGACAGCAATGCTCCCCATTTAGATCATTTTCCAAGATTAACTTTAGATGATTTAAGAAGATTTGCATTGGGATCTTACCAATTAAAACAGGCTAGATCCTATTAtggggagcacataagaagtAATGGTACTTATAATGTTGAAGTAAGCAATGATGTCTTGGAAGAGGATTTGCCCTTAATATTgggtcaaaataattatttaattaggacTAGAATTAAGTCCCGCCATGTGAGCCATAAAACATATTACTCTTATTTGTTGATAAGTAGAGATGAAGATCGGGCAAATTCTTTAGAAAGTATCATTGCTTACTATTGTAACTGTCTAGTGGGTAACCGTACGGTAGGGTGTTGTGCTCATACTATGACAGTAttgtggtatttaagctggggccGCTTCAACAATGTGAGTGCTCCAGCTCAATCTTTggacgaaatattttatgaagaataa